A stretch of the Serratia marcescens genome encodes the following:
- the waaA gene encoding lipid IV(A) 3-deoxy-D-manno-octulosonic acid transferase, producing MLLRLYQVLLYLIQPLIWLRLLLRSRKAPAYRKRWAERYGFCAGKVVPGGIMLHSVSVGETLAAIPLVRALRHRYPALPITVTTMTPTGSERVQSAFGKDVHHVYLPYDLPGSMNRFLDQVNPKLVIIMETELWPNLINALHQRQIPLVIANARLSARSAAGYKKIGGFMRDMLRRITLIAAQNQEDGDRFIELGLKRSQLAVTGSLKFDISVTPELAARAVTLRRQWAPRRPVWIATSTHDGEETILLEAHRKLLETHPDLLLILVPRHPERFPTAKELVQKAGFSYTLRSSGEIPSGSTQVVIGDTMGELMLLYGIADLAFVGGSLVERGGHNPLEAAAHAIPVLMGPHTFNFKDICAKLSQAEGLITVTDVDSLVKEVETLLTDEDYRRYYGRHAVEVLYQNQGALQRLLQLLEPHLPPRSH from the coding sequence ATGTTGCTGCGTTTATATCAGGTACTACTCTACCTCATCCAACCCCTGATCTGGCTCCGCTTACTGCTGCGCAGCCGCAAAGCTCCAGCCTACCGTAAACGCTGGGCGGAACGCTATGGCTTCTGCGCCGGGAAAGTCGTGCCAGGCGGCATCATGCTGCATTCCGTCTCCGTCGGCGAAACGCTGGCGGCCATCCCGTTGGTACGGGCGCTGCGCCACCGTTACCCCGCTTTGCCGATAACTGTGACCACAATGACCCCAACAGGTTCAGAACGCGTCCAGTCTGCTTTCGGCAAAGACGTACATCATGTCTATCTGCCCTACGATCTGCCCGGTTCCATGAACCGCTTCCTCGATCAGGTGAATCCCAAGCTGGTGATCATCATGGAAACCGAGCTGTGGCCTAACCTGATTAACGCGCTGCACCAGCGGCAAATCCCCCTGGTTATCGCCAATGCGCGTCTGTCGGCCCGCTCCGCCGCCGGCTATAAGAAAATTGGCGGGTTCATGCGCGATATGCTGCGCCGCATTACGCTGATCGCCGCACAGAACCAGGAAGACGGCGATCGGTTTATCGAACTGGGCCTGAAGCGCTCGCAGCTGGCCGTGACCGGCAGCCTGAAATTCGATATCTCCGTCACCCCGGAGCTGGCCGCCCGCGCCGTTACGCTGCGCCGCCAATGGGCACCGCGCCGCCCGGTGTGGATCGCCACCAGCACCCATGACGGTGAAGAAACCATCCTGCTGGAAGCACACCGCAAACTGCTGGAAACACACCCCGACCTGCTGCTGATCCTGGTGCCGCGTCATCCGGAACGCTTCCCGACCGCCAAGGAGCTGGTGCAGAAAGCCGGCTTCAGCTACACCCTGCGCAGTAGCGGCGAAATTCCGTCCGGCAGCACCCAGGTGGTGATCGGCGATACCATGGGCGAACTGATGCTGCTGTACGGCATCGCCGATCTGGCCTTTGTCGGCGGCAGCCTGGTGGAACGCGGCGGGCACAACCCGCTGGAAGCCGCCGCGCACGCCATCCCGGTGCTGATGGGCCCGCATACCTTCAACTTTAAAGACATCTGCGCCAAGCTCTCGCAGGCCGAAGGCCTGATCACCGTGACCGATGTGGATTCGCTGGTGAAGGAAGTGGAAACCCTGTTAACCGACGAAGACTACCGTCGTTACTACGGCCGCCATGCGGTGGAAGTGCTGTATCAGAATCAGGGAGCGTTGCAGCGCCTGCTGCAGCTGCTGGAACCGCACCTGCCGCCCCGGAGCCACTGA
- a CDS encoding glycosyltransferase family 2 protein, which yields MSSRKSLSVVMIAKNEAGLLPDCLRSVEWADEIIVLDSGSEDDSVAVAESLGAKVFTHTDWQGFGKQRQLAQSYASHDYVLMIDADERVTPELRQSIERVLNAPDDGAVYSCARRNLFLGRFMRHSGWYPDRVNRLYANQRYRYNDDLVHESLNIGDAKVIPLSGDMLHLTCRDFFAFQRKQLRYAEEWATQRHRAGKRCGYLSILTHTLGAFVKTWLLRAGFLDGKQGLLLAVVNAQYTFNKYAALWALGRNYSEK from the coding sequence ATGAGCAGCCGCAAAAGCCTGTCGGTAGTGATGATCGCCAAAAACGAAGCCGGGCTGTTGCCGGACTGTCTGCGTTCGGTCGAGTGGGCCGATGAAATCATCGTGCTGGACTCCGGCAGCGAGGACGACAGCGTCGCCGTCGCCGAAAGCCTGGGCGCCAAAGTCTTCACGCACACCGACTGGCAAGGGTTCGGCAAGCAGCGTCAGCTGGCGCAAAGCTACGCCAGCCATGACTACGTATTGATGATCGACGCCGACGAACGCGTCACGCCCGAGCTGCGGCAATCCATCGAGCGGGTGTTGAACGCGCCGGACGATGGCGCCGTCTACAGCTGTGCGCGGCGCAACCTGTTTCTAGGCCGCTTCATGCGCCACAGCGGCTGGTATCCCGACCGCGTCAACCGCCTGTACGCCAACCAACGCTATCGCTATAACGACGATCTGGTGCACGAATCGCTGAATATCGGCGACGCCAAGGTGATCCCCCTCAGCGGCGATATGCTGCACCTGACCTGCCGCGACTTCTTCGCCTTTCAGCGCAAACAGCTGCGTTACGCCGAAGAGTGGGCCACGCAGCGCCACCGGGCCGGCAAGCGTTGCGGCTACCTGTCTATTCTGACCCACACGCTCGGCGCCTTCGTCAAAACCTGGCTGCTGCGTGCCGGCTTCCTCGACGGTAAACAGGGGTTGCTGTTAGCGGTGGTCAACGCGCAATATACCTTCAATAAATATGCCGCATTATGGGCATTGGGCCGCAACTACTCAGAGAAGTGA
- the coaD gene encoding pantetheine-phosphate adenylyltransferase: MTSKAIYPGTFDPMTNGHLDLVTRASLMFDHVILAIAASPSKKPLFSLEERVALATQVTSHLGNVEVLGFSELMAHFAAHQNANILVRGLRAVSDFEYELQLANMNRHLMPTLESVFLMPSEEWSFISSSLVKEVARHGGDIAPFLPDVVTQALMAKLAAE, encoded by the coding sequence ATGACCAGCAAAGCCATCTATCCCGGGACCTTCGATCCCATGACCAACGGCCACCTGGATTTAGTGACGCGCGCGTCACTGATGTTCGATCACGTGATTCTGGCCATCGCCGCCAGCCCGAGCAAAAAACCGCTGTTCAGTCTGGAGGAGCGCGTGGCGTTGGCGACGCAGGTCACCTCGCATCTGGGCAATGTGGAAGTGCTGGGTTTCAGCGAGCTGATGGCGCACTTCGCCGCTCACCAGAATGCCAATATCCTGGTGCGCGGCCTGCGTGCGGTGTCTGACTTTGAATATGAATTGCAGCTGGCGAACATGAACCGCCATTTGATGCCGACGCTGGAAAGCGTGTTCCTGATGCCTTCCGAAGAGTGGTCGTTCATCTCCTCCTCGCTGGTGAAGGAGGTCGCCCGTCACGGCGGCGATATCGCGCCTTTCCTGCCTGATGTGGTCACCCAGGCGCTGATGGCGAAGCTCGCCGCCGAGTGA
- the mutM gene encoding bifunctional DNA-formamidopyrimidine glycosylase/DNA-(apurinic or apyrimidinic site) lyase yields MPELPEVETSRRGIEPYLVGHSIQYAVVRNARLRWPVSEQILTLSDRPVLSVQRRAKYLLIELESGWIIVHLGMSGSLRILREENEDEAGKHDHVDLVISNGMILRYTDPRRFGAWLWCEDLAASSVLAHLGPEPLSEAFNGDYLYEKSRNKRTLIKPWLMDNKLVVGVGNIYASESLFSAGILPDRPAGSLSKTEAELLVKTIKAVLQRSIEQGGTTLRDFLQSDGKPGYFAQELQVYGRAGEPCRACGTPIESAKHGQRSTFFCRRCQR; encoded by the coding sequence ATGCCTGAATTACCGGAAGTTGAGACGAGCAGACGCGGTATAGAGCCTTATCTTGTCGGCCACAGCATTCAGTATGCGGTGGTGCGCAACGCGCGCCTGCGCTGGCCGGTTTCCGAGCAGATCCTGACGCTGAGCGATCGGCCGGTGCTCAGCGTGCAGCGCCGGGCCAAATACCTGCTGATCGAGCTGGAGAGCGGTTGGATTATCGTGCACCTGGGCATGTCGGGCAGCCTGCGCATACTGCGCGAGGAAAACGAAGATGAAGCCGGCAAACACGACCACGTCGATCTGGTGATCAGCAACGGCATGATCTTGCGCTATACCGATCCGCGCCGTTTCGGCGCCTGGCTGTGGTGCGAAGACCTGGCGGCCAGCAGCGTGTTGGCGCATCTGGGGCCGGAACCGCTGAGTGAAGCGTTCAACGGCGACTACCTGTATGAAAAATCACGTAATAAGCGCACGCTGATCAAACCGTGGCTGATGGATAATAAGCTGGTGGTCGGGGTCGGTAACATTTACGCCAGCGAATCGCTGTTCAGCGCCGGGATCTTGCCCGATCGTCCGGCGGGATCGTTGAGCAAAACCGAAGCGGAACTGCTGGTGAAGACCATCAAGGCGGTATTGCAGCGCTCTATCGAGCAGGGCGGCACGACATTGCGCGACTTTTTGCAGTCGGACGGCAAACCGGGGTATTTCGCGCAGGAGCTGCAGGTTTACGGGCGGGCGGGAGAACCGTGCCGCGCGTGCGGCACGCCGATCGAATCCGCCAAGCACGGGCAGCGCAGCACCTTCTTTTGCCGCCGCTGCCAGCGCTGA
- the rpmG gene encoding 50S ribosomal protein L33 — protein MAKGVREKIKLVSSAGTGHFYTTTKNKRTKPEKLELKKFDPVVRQHVVYKEAKIK, from the coding sequence ATGGCTAAAGGTGTTCGCGAGAAGATCAAGCTGGTTTCTTCTGCTGGTACTGGTCACTTCTATACCACCACGAAGAACAAGCGTACTAAGCCGGAAAAATTGGAACTGAAGAAATTCGATCCAGTTGTCCGTCAGCACGTAGTATACAAAGAAGCTAAAATTAAATAA
- the rpmB gene encoding 50S ribosomal protein L28 translates to MSRVCQVTGKRPVSGNNRSHAMNATKRRFLPNLHSHRFWVEAEKRFVTLRVSAKGMRVIDKKGIETVLADLRARGEKY, encoded by the coding sequence ATGTCCCGAGTCTGCCAAGTTACTGGCAAGCGCCCGGTGAGCGGTAACAACCGTTCCCACGCAATGAACGCGACCAAACGCCGTTTTCTGCCTAACCTGCACTCACACCGTTTTTGGGTTGAGGCTGAGAAGCGCTTTGTAACTCTGCGTGTATCTGCTAAAGGTATGCGTGTTATCGATAAGAAGGGTATTGAGACGGTTCTGGCCGATCTGCGTGCCCGTGGTGAGAAGTATTAA
- the radC gene encoding RadC family protein, giving the protein MSNPIVACWPGALAPREKLLMQGAAALSDAELLAIFLRTGLPGVHVMQLAEQLLRRFGSLYHLMSADHQAFCSQKGLGDASYTQLQAIAELALRFFSSHLSQENAMLNPRVTQHYLQSLLAHREREVFLVLFLDNQHRVIRHQEMFAGTISSVVVYPREIVREALKANAAALILAHNHPSGKAEPSHADRLITEQVVKACQLLEIRVLDHLVIGRGECVSFAERGWL; this is encoded by the coding sequence ATGAGCAACCCGATTGTGGCGTGCTGGCCGGGTGCGCTGGCGCCGCGTGAAAAGCTGTTGATGCAGGGGGCGGCGGCGCTGTCCGACGCAGAGCTGTTGGCCATTTTCTTGCGTACCGGGTTGCCCGGCGTGCACGTGATGCAGCTGGCGGAGCAGCTGCTGCGTCGGTTCGGCTCGCTTTATCACCTGATGTCGGCCGACCATCAGGCTTTTTGCAGCCAAAAAGGTCTGGGGGACGCCAGCTATACGCAGCTACAGGCGATTGCCGAGCTGGCGCTGCGCTTCTTTTCCAGCCATTTGTCGCAGGAAAACGCCATGCTCAATCCGCGCGTCACCCAGCATTATCTGCAAAGCCTGCTGGCGCATCGCGAGCGAGAGGTCTTTTTGGTATTGTTTTTAGACAATCAGCACCGGGTTATTCGCCATCAGGAGATGTTTGCTGGTACCATCAGCAGCGTCGTCGTCTACCCGAGAGAAATTGTGCGTGAAGCGTTGAAGGCTAATGCCGCCGCGCTGATTCTCGCGCATAATCACCCTTCGGGTAAGGCTGAACCCAGTCATGCCGACCGTTTGATAACGGAACAGGTGGTGAAAGCCTGTCAGTTATTGGAGATCCGAGTGCTTGATCATTTGGTGATCGGTCGGGGTGAATGCGTCTCTTTTGCCGAGCGCGGATGGCTTTAA
- the coaBC gene encoding bifunctional phosphopantothenoylcysteine decarboxylase/phosphopantothenate--cysteine ligase CoaBC yields MMTGLSGKHIVLGISGGIAAYKCPELVRRLRDRGAEVRVVMTHAAKAFITPLTLQAVSGHPVSDDLLDPAAEAAMGHIELGKWADLVILAPATADLLARVAAGMANDLLTTVCLATDAPIAAAPAMNQQMYRAAATQANLQTLQARGMLLWGPDSGSQACGDVGPGRMLDPLDIVDLANGHFSAPQDLQHLQVMITAGPTREALDPVRFISNHSSGKMGFAIARAAAARGAQVTLIAGPVNLPTPPSVTRVDVTSALEMEQAVQQRAAQQQIFISCAAVADYRPEQIADEKIKKQGDEIVLKMVKNPDIVAGVAAMTKNRPFVVGFAAETQNVEEYARQKLARKKLDLICANDVSLAEHGFNSDTNALHLFWQNGEKRLALSDKALLGQRLIDEIVSRYDEKNRR; encoded by the coding sequence ATGATGACGGGACTTTCCGGCAAACATATTGTGCTTGGCATCAGCGGCGGCATCGCCGCCTACAAATGCCCAGAGCTGGTGCGCCGCCTGCGCGACAGGGGCGCAGAAGTGCGCGTGGTGATGACCCACGCCGCCAAGGCGTTCATTACGCCGCTGACGCTGCAGGCCGTTTCCGGCCACCCGGTGTCCGACGATCTGTTGGATCCCGCCGCCGAAGCCGCCATGGGCCACATCGAACTCGGCAAATGGGCGGATCTGGTGATTCTGGCGCCGGCGACCGCCGATCTGCTGGCGCGCGTCGCCGCCGGCATGGCCAACGATCTGCTGACCACCGTCTGCCTGGCGACCGATGCCCCCATCGCCGCCGCCCCCGCCATGAACCAGCAGATGTATCGCGCCGCCGCCACGCAGGCCAACCTGCAAACGCTGCAGGCGCGCGGCATGCTGCTCTGGGGGCCGGACAGCGGCAGCCAGGCCTGCGGCGACGTCGGTCCGGGCCGCATGCTGGATCCGCTGGACATCGTCGACCTGGCGAACGGTCATTTCTCCGCCCCGCAGGATCTGCAACATTTGCAGGTTATGATCACCGCCGGCCCGACGCGTGAAGCGCTGGATCCGGTACGTTTCATCAGCAACCACAGCTCCGGCAAAATGGGCTTCGCGATTGCCCGCGCCGCCGCCGCCCGCGGCGCGCAGGTGACGCTGATCGCCGGGCCGGTCAATCTGCCGACGCCGCCATCGGTCACCCGAGTGGACGTCACCAGTGCGCTGGAGATGGAGCAGGCGGTGCAACAGCGCGCCGCGCAGCAGCAGATTTTCATCTCCTGCGCCGCCGTGGCCGATTACCGCCCCGAGCAGATCGCCGATGAAAAAATAAAAAAACAGGGTGATGAAATCGTCCTCAAGATGGTAAAAAACCCCGATATCGTCGCCGGCGTGGCGGCGATGACCAAAAATCGACCGTTTGTCGTGGGGTTTGCCGCCGAAACCCAGAATGTGGAAGAATACGCGCGGCAAAAACTGGCGCGTAAGAAGCTGGATTTGATTTGCGCTAACGATGTATCGCTTGCAGAGCACGGGTTCAACAGCGACACCAATGCCCTGCACCTTTTTTGGCAGAATGGAGAAAAGCGCCTGGCGCTGAGCGACAAGGCACTCCTTGGCCAACGTTTAATAGACGAGATAGTCAGCCGTTATGATGAAAAAAATCGACGTTAA
- the dut gene encoding dUTP diphosphatase, which yields MMKKIDVKILDPRIGQDFPLPTYATPGSAGLDLRACLDSAVELAPGETTLLPTGLAIHIADAGLAAVILPRSGLGHKHGVVLGNLVGLIDSDYQGQLMVSVWNRGQKHFTIEPGERIAQMVFVPVVQAEFNLVEEFDSSERGEGGFGHSGRH from the coding sequence ATGATGAAAAAAATCGACGTTAAGATCCTCGACCCGCGCATCGGTCAGGATTTCCCGCTACCGACCTACGCCACGCCGGGCTCCGCCGGTCTCGACCTGCGCGCCTGCCTGGACAGCGCGGTGGAGCTGGCGCCGGGTGAAACCACGCTGTTGCCTACCGGCCTCGCGATCCACATCGCCGACGCCGGCCTGGCGGCGGTGATCCTGCCGCGCTCCGGCCTGGGCCACAAGCACGGCGTCGTGCTGGGCAACCTGGTCGGCCTGATCGACTCCGATTATCAGGGCCAGCTGATGGTGTCCGTTTGGAACCGCGGCCAGAAACACTTCACCATCGAGCCGGGCGAACGTATCGCGCAGATGGTCTTCGTGCCGGTGGTGCAGGCCGAATTCAACCTGGTGGAAGAATTCGACAGCAGCGAGCGCGGCGAAGGCGGCTTCGGCCACTCGGGGCGCCACTAA
- the slmA gene encoding nucleoid occlusion factor SlmA, which translates to MAEKENTKRNRREEILQALAQMLESSDGSQRITTAKLAANVGVSEAALYRHFPSKTRMFDSLIEFIEDSLITRINLILQDEKETFNRLRLILLLILGFAERNPGLTRIMTGHALMFEQDRLQGRINQLFERIEAQLRQVLKERKLREGKGFIVDETLLASQLLAFCEGMLSRYVRSEFRYRPTQEFDARWPLLAAQLQ; encoded by the coding sequence ATGGCAGAAAAAGAAAATACGAAAAGGAATCGGCGCGAGGAAATATTGCAGGCGTTAGCCCAGATGCTGGAGTCCAGCGACGGCAGCCAACGCATCACCACCGCCAAGCTCGCCGCGAACGTGGGTGTTTCTGAAGCTGCGCTGTACCGGCATTTCCCCAGCAAGACACGGATGTTCGACAGCCTGATCGAGTTTATCGAAGACAGTCTGATCACCCGCATCAACCTGATCTTGCAGGACGAGAAAGAGACGTTTAATCGTCTGCGCCTGATTTTACTGCTGATTCTGGGCTTTGCGGAACGCAACCCGGGGCTGACGCGCATCATGACCGGCCACGCGCTGATGTTTGAACAGGATCGCCTGCAGGGCCGCATCAACCAGCTGTTCGAACGCATCGAGGCGCAGCTGCGCCAGGTGTTGAAAGAGCGTAAATTGCGCGAAGGCAAAGGCTTTATCGTCGATGAAACGCTGCTGGCGAGCCAGCTGCTGGCCTTCTGCGAAGGCATGTTGTCGCGCTATGTGCGTTCGGAATTCCGCTATCGCCCAACGCAGGAATTCGACGCCCGCTGGCCGCTGTTGGCGGCCCAGCTGCAATAA
- the pyrE gene encoding orotate phosphoribosyltransferase, with product MKAYQRQFIEFALNKQVLKFGEFTLKSGRTSPYFFNAGLFNTGRDLALLGRFYAEALMDSGIDFDLLFGPAYKGIPIATTTAVALAEHHERDVPYCFNRKEAKTHGEGGSLVGSPLQGRVMLVDDVITAGTAIRESMEIIGASGASLAGVLISLDRQERGRADISAIQEVERDYHCKVISIVTLKDLIAYLEEKPEMADHLAAVRAYREQYGV from the coding sequence ATGAAAGCCTATCAGCGCCAGTTTATCGAGTTCGCGCTTAACAAGCAGGTATTGAAATTCGGCGAGTTCACCCTGAAGTCCGGCCGCACCAGCCCGTATTTCTTCAATGCCGGCCTGTTTAATACCGGGCGCGATCTTGCGCTGTTGGGGCGCTTCTACGCCGAAGCCCTGATGGACTCCGGCATCGATTTCGACCTGCTGTTTGGCCCGGCCTATAAAGGCATTCCTATTGCCACCACCACGGCGGTGGCGCTGGCGGAACACCATGAGCGCGACGTGCCTTACTGTTTTAACCGCAAGGAAGCCAAGACCCACGGCGAAGGCGGTTCGCTGGTCGGCAGCCCGCTGCAGGGGCGCGTGATGTTGGTAGACGATGTGATCACCGCCGGCACCGCGATCCGCGAGTCGATGGAAATCATCGGCGCCAGCGGCGCTTCGCTGGCGGGCGTGCTGATCTCCCTCGACCGTCAGGAACGCGGCCGCGCGGATATCTCCGCCATTCAGGAAGTGGAACGCGACTACCATTGCAAGGTGATTTCGATCGTGACGCTGAAGGACCTGATCGCTTATCTGGAAGAGAAGCCGGAAATGGCGGACCACCTGGCGGCGGTGCGCGCTTACCGCGAGCAGTACGGGGTGTAA
- the rph gene encoding ribonuclease PH, which produces MRPAGRAPQQVRPLTLTRHYTKHAEGSVLVEFGDTKVLCTATVEEGVPRFLKGQGQGWITAEYGMLPRSTHSRNAREAAKGKQGGRTLEIQRLIARSLRAAVDLKKLGEFTITLDCDVLQADGGTRTASISGACVALADALNTLVANGKLKANPMKGMVAAVSVGIVNGEALCDLEYVEDSAAETDMNVVMMEDGRMIEVQGTAEGEPFSHDELLALLALARGGIETIFQAQKAALAD; this is translated from the coding sequence ATGCGTCCTGCAGGCAGAGCACCACAGCAAGTTCGCCCCCTGACACTGACCCGTCACTATACCAAACACGCTGAAGGTTCAGTGCTGGTTGAGTTTGGCGATACCAAAGTCTTGTGCACCGCCACGGTAGAAGAGGGCGTTCCGCGCTTCCTGAAAGGCCAGGGGCAAGGTTGGATCACCGCCGAGTACGGCATGCTGCCGCGCTCTACCCACAGCCGCAATGCCCGTGAAGCCGCCAAAGGCAAGCAGGGTGGCCGCACGCTGGAGATCCAGCGTCTGATCGCGCGCTCGCTGCGCGCCGCGGTGGATCTGAAAAAGCTCGGTGAATTCACCATCACCCTCGACTGCGACGTACTGCAGGCCGACGGCGGTACCCGCACCGCCTCCATCTCCGGCGCCTGCGTGGCGCTGGCCGATGCGCTGAACACGCTGGTGGCCAACGGCAAGCTGAAAGCCAACCCGATGAAGGGCATGGTGGCGGCGGTTTCCGTCGGCATCGTCAATGGCGAAGCGCTGTGCGATCTGGAGTATGTGGAGGATTCCGCGGCGGAAACCGACATGAACGTAGTGATGATGGAAGATGGCCGCATGATTGAAGTGCAGGGTACCGCCGAAGGCGAGCCGTTCAGCCACGATGAGCTGTTGGCGCTATTGGCGCTGGCCCGAGGGGGCATCGAAACCATCTTCCAGGCGCAGAAAGCGGCGCTGGCGGACTGA
- a CDS encoding YicC/YloC family endoribonuclease, protein MIRSMTAYARREIKGEWGSAAWELRSVNQRYLETYIRLPEQFRSLEPVIRERIRGRLTRGKVECNLRFELDPSAQSSLILNEKLAKQLVEAANWVKMQSDEGEINPIDVLRWPGVMSAQEQDLDAISAELMQSLDGALDDFIVARESEGAALKTLIEQRLDGVSAEVVKVRAQMPNILQWQRERLVSKLEEAQVQLENTRLEQELVLMAQRIDVAEELDRLEAHVKETHNILKKKEAVGRRLDFMMQEFNRESNTLASKSINADVTASAIELKVLIEQMREQIQNIE, encoded by the coding sequence ATGATCCGCAGCATGACCGCCTACGCCCGGCGTGAAATCAAGGGTGAATGGGGCAGCGCAGCCTGGGAGCTGCGTTCCGTTAACCAGCGCTACTTAGAAACCTACATCCGCCTGCCGGAACAATTCCGCAGCCTGGAGCCGGTGATCCGTGAACGTATCCGTGGCCGCCTGACCCGCGGCAAAGTCGAATGCAACCTGCGTTTCGAACTGGATCCAAGCGCGCAAAGCTCGCTGATCCTGAACGAAAAACTGGCCAAACAGCTGGTCGAAGCCGCCAACTGGGTGAAAATGCAGAGCGACGAAGGGGAAATCAACCCGATCGACGTGCTGCGCTGGCCGGGCGTGATGTCCGCGCAGGAGCAGGATCTGGACGCCATCAGCGCCGAGCTGATGCAGTCGCTGGACGGTGCGCTGGATGACTTCATCGTCGCACGCGAAAGCGAAGGCGCCGCGCTGAAAACGCTGATCGAACAACGCCTCGACGGCGTCAGTGCCGAAGTGGTCAAAGTGCGCGCCCAGATGCCGAACATCCTGCAATGGCAGCGCGAGCGTCTGGTCAGCAAGCTGGAAGAGGCGCAGGTACAGCTGGAAAACACCCGCCTGGAGCAAGAGCTGGTGCTGATGGCGCAACGCATCGACGTCGCCGAAGAGCTGGACCGTCTGGAAGCGCACGTGAAAGAGACGCACAACATCCTGAAGAAGAAAGAAGCCGTCGGCCGCCGCCTCGACTTTATGATGCAGGAGTTCAACCGCGAATCGAACACCCTGGCCTCCAAGTCGATCAACGCCGACGTCACCGCTTCCGCCATCGAGCTGAAAGTGCTGATCGAGCAGATGCGCGAGCAGATCCAGAATATCGAGTGA
- a CDS encoding NupC/NupG family nucleoside CNT transporter codes for MPQILQFIMALVVIIALALLVSNNRKKIRLRYIIQLLVIEGALAYFFLHSASGLSVIKHVAGFFDTLLAYAAQGSEFVFGGMSKDGLAFIFLGVLCPIIFISALIGILQHFRILPLIIRLVGTLLSKVNGMGKLESFNAVSTLVLGQSENFIAYKGIIGDISPRRMYTMAATAMSTVSLSIVGAYMSMIDAQYVVAALILNMFSTFIILSIINPYQVEDEPELKLNKLHEDQSFFEMLGEYILAGFKIAMIIAAMLIGFIALISAVNALFSAVLGISFQQILGYVFYPLAWLIGIPAEEALKAGSIMATKLVANEFVAMIELKKIAAELSPRGLGILSVFLVSFANFASIGIVAGAIKGLNEQQGNVVSRFGLKLVYGSTLVSLLSAAIAGLVL; via the coding sequence ATGCCACAAATTCTGCAATTTATTATGGCTCTGGTGGTGATCATCGCCCTGGCGCTGCTGGTCAGCAATAATCGCAAGAAAATCCGCCTGCGCTATATCATCCAGCTGCTGGTGATCGAAGGCGCGCTGGCCTATTTCTTCCTGCATTCCGCCAGCGGGCTCAGCGTGATCAAACACGTCGCCGGCTTCTTCGACACCCTGCTCGCCTACGCCGCCCAAGGATCGGAGTTCGTGTTCGGCGGCATGAGCAAGGATGGCCTGGCGTTCATCTTCCTCGGCGTTTTGTGCCCTATCATCTTTATTTCCGCCCTGATCGGCATTTTGCAGCATTTCCGTATCCTGCCGCTGATCATCCGCCTGGTCGGCACCCTGCTGTCCAAGGTCAACGGCATGGGCAAGCTGGAGTCGTTCAACGCCGTCAGCACGCTGGTGCTGGGGCAGTCGGAGAACTTTATCGCCTACAAGGGCATCATCGGCGATATCTCGCCGCGCCGCATGTACACCATGGCCGCGACCGCCATGTCGACGGTTTCGCTCTCCATCGTCGGCGCCTACATGTCGATGATCGACGCACAATATGTGGTGGCGGCCTTGATCCTTAATATGTTCAGCACCTTCATCATCCTGTCGATCATCAACCCGTATCAGGTCGAAGACGAGCCGGAGCTGAAGCTGAACAAACTGCATGAAGATCAGAGCTTCTTCGAAATGTTGGGTGAGTACATTCTGGCCGGCTTCAAGATTGCGATGATCATCGCGGCGATGCTGATCGGCTTTATCGCACTGATCTCCGCCGTCAATGCGCTGTTCTCCGCGGTGCTCGGCATCAGCTTCCAGCAGATCCTCGGCTATGTGTTCTATCCGCTGGCCTGGCTGATCGGCATCCCGGCGGAAGAGGCGCTGAAGGCGGGCAGCATCATGGCGACCAAACTGGTGGCCAACGAATTCGTGGCGATGATTGAGCTGAAGAAAATCGCGGCGGAGCTGTCGCCGCGCGGGCTGGGCATTCTGTCGGTGTTCCTGGTGTCGTTCGCCAACTTCGCCTCCATCGGCATCGTCGCCGGTGCCATCAAGGGGCTGAACGAGCAGCAAGGCAACGTGGTTTCCCGTTTTGGCCTGAAGCTGGTTTATGGCTCGACGCTGGTGAGCCTGCTGTCGGCGGCCATCGCCGGCCTAGTGCTGTAA